A single region of the Vicia villosa cultivar HV-30 ecotype Madison, WI linkage group LG4, Vvil1.0, whole genome shotgun sequence genome encodes:
- the LOC131596561 gene encoding cysteine-rich repeat secretory protein 38-like: MASISFHFSLFLLIITIFSSSKLANAANNTQNFHYFCDFNNRGNFTNNSTYQTNLKTLLSTLTSNTQINYGFYNFSNGQTTNKVNAIALCRGDVKNQNDCLSCLKASSNNLTQLCPNQKEAIGWYEDEKCMLRYSDRSIFNLEETGPAYFAWNSKNATNEDEFDKKVKNLLDGLRNKASSNDLKYAVGSDKFGLNNNETLYGLVQCTPDLSKTSCDDCLVQSIKEVPNCCNNRIGARIVRPSCNLRYEINSPFYHTTTPDSTSPSPSPSPPSTVPPLTAPPPFAQNTASSPSSDKGNTSRNAAGIIQLMLFILSSFLSSF; this comes from the exons ATGGCTTCTATTTCCTttcatttttctctctttctcctaATAATAACCATTTTCTCATCATCAAAACTAGCCAACGCAGCAAACAACACACAGAATTTCCACTACTTCTGTGATTTCAACAACAGAGGTAACTTCACAAACAACAGCACTTACCAaacaaacctcaaaacacttttatCAACTCTCACTTCCAACACACAAATCAATTACGGTTTCTACAATTTCTCAAACGGCCAAACCACAAACAAAGTAAACGCAATTGCTCTCTGCAGAGGCGATGTTAAAAACCAAAACGACTGCCTCAGTTGCCTAAAAGCTTCAAGCAACAATCTCACACAGCTTTGTCCAAACCAGAAAGAAGCAATTGGTTGGTACGAAGACGAAAAATGCATGCTACGTTATTCAGATCGATCCATATTTAATCTCGAAGAAACTGGACCTGCTTACTTTGCATGGAATTCGAAAAACGCAACAAATGAAGATGAGTTTGATAAAAAGGTGAAAAATTTGTTggatggtttaagaaacaaagctTCATCCAATGACCTTAAATATGCAGTTGGAAGTGATAAGTTTGGTCTGAATAATAATGAAACATTATATGGTCTTGTTCAATGCACACCTGATTTGTCGAAAACATCTTGTGATGATTGTTTGGTTCAATCAATCAAAGAAGTTCCAAATTGTTGTAACAATAGAATAGGTGCTAGAATTGTTAGACCTAGTTGTAATTTGAGATATGAAATCAATTCACCCTTCTACCATACTACTACACCAGATTCAACCTCACCATCACCTTCGCCATCGCCACCATCAACGGTGCCGCCATTAACAGCTCCTCCTCCGTTTGCACAAAACACTGCTTCTTCCCCCTCTTCAG ATAAAGGCAACACGTCAAGAAATGCAGCTGGTATAATCCAGTTGATGCTGTTTATATTGAGCTCATTCTTATCATCTTTTTGA
- the LOC131596563 gene encoding cysteine-rich repeat secretory protein 38-like, whose protein sequence is MSSFLSSLLLIFIFTFTSQLTITKPFLYLCDNSKGNYTNNSIYHTNLKTLLSTLTSNTQIQHGFYNSSYGKNTDKVNAIGFCRGDINPNDCQSCLKNSTDILTKNCVNQKEAIGWYDDEKCMLRYSNRSIFGLNETRPFYVEWNMNNATNEDEFNEKVKKLLDGLRNKASSGDSNLKYAVGSDKFGLNNNETLYGLVQCTPDLSKTSCDDCLVQSIKEIPNCCNNKIGGRIVRPSCFLRYETNSLFYQTSSSSDSPSPSPSSPSSSPSSSQSSSSSPSSSPSSSPPSPSSSPSSSPPSPSPPSPGPPFSAPPPFAQNNTSPQPQDKGNTSRNVVHIIPLMLFIILCSVLSSF, encoded by the exons ATGTCTTCCTTTCTTTCTTCTCTCCTTCTCATTTTCATTTTCACTTTCACATCTCAACTCACCATAACAAAACCATTCCTATATTTATGTGATAACAGCAAAGGTAACTACACAAACAACAGCATCTACCATACAAATCTCAAAACCCTTTTATCAACTCTCACCTCCAACACACAAATCCAACATGGTTTCTACAATTCCTCTTACGGCAAAAACACCGACAAAGTAAACGCTATTGGATTCTGCAGAGGGGACATCAACCCCAATGATTGCCAAAGTTGTCTCAAAAATTCAACAGATATTCTAACAAAAAATTGTGTAAACCAAAAAGAGGCAATTGGTTGGTACGATGATGAGAAATGCATGCTGCGTTATTCAAACCGTTCAATATTTGGTCTCAATGAAACGAGACCGTTTTACGTTGAATGGAATATGAATAACGCAACAAATGAAGATGAGTTTAATGAAAAGGTGAAGAAATTGTTGGATGGTTTGAGGAACAAAGCTTCATCCGGGGACAGTAACCTTAAATATGCAGTTGGAAGTGATAAGTTTGGTCTGAATAATAATGAAACATTATATGGTCTTGTTCAATGCACACCTGATTTGTCTAAAACATCTTGTGATGATTGTTTGGTTCAATCTATCAAAGAGATTCCAAATTGTTGTAATAATAAGATAGGGGGTAGAATTGTTAGACCTAGTTGTTTTTTGAGATATGAAACCAATTCACTCTTTTATCAAACCTCGTCCTCATCAGATTCACCATCACCATCTCCATCATCACCGTCGTCATCACCATCGTCCTCGCagtcttcatcttcatcaccgTCGTCATCACCATCGTCCTCACCACCATCACCATCGTCATCACCATCGTCCTCACCACCATCACCATCACCACCGTCACCAGGGCCACCATTCTCAGCTCCTCCTCCGTTTGCACAAAACAATACATCACCTCAACCTCAAG ataAGGGCAATACGTCAAGAAATGTCGTCCATATAATCCCGTTGATGTTGTTTATTATATTGTGCTCAGTGTTATCATCTTTTTGA